A section of the Petrimonas sulfuriphila genome encodes:
- a CDS encoding dihydrodipicolinate synthase family protein: MKPLSSDEIYGNWATLLLATDKNGEIDFSRMNDEIDVLIDSQPNGIYSNGTAGEFYSQTDDEFLRISELLAVKCEKGGIPFQIGISHMSPQISLHRLKMITHLKPGAVQVILPDWFPPTLEECAIFLKKIAAEAGEINLVLYNPPHAKKQLQPEEWQVLKKGIPALVGVKVFDRNSDVEWYKRVKDNRDGISVFIPGHNLATGISLGAQGAYSNVSCLNPRAAQKWYQLVRTDMSQALELEQRIKHFMKTLIEPFITQHHFSNHACDRFMALVGGWADVGASLRWPYKSIPEDLAGDVRKKAVNIIPEFFE, translated from the coding sequence ATGAAGCCACTTTCTTCAGATGAAATATACGGCAATTGGGCAACGCTGCTCTTGGCAACTGACAAAAACGGAGAGATTGACTTTTCCCGAATGAATGATGAGATTGACGTTTTAATCGATTCACAACCCAACGGAATTTATTCAAACGGGACTGCCGGTGAATTCTATTCACAGACCGATGACGAGTTTCTTCGGATTAGTGAACTACTGGCTGTGAAGTGTGAAAAGGGAGGTATCCCTTTTCAAATAGGAATCAGTCACATGAGTCCGCAGATATCGCTGCACCGGTTGAAAATGATTACACATTTAAAGCCGGGAGCGGTACAGGTTATTCTTCCCGATTGGTTTCCCCCCACTTTGGAAGAATGCGCGATATTTCTGAAAAAAATTGCAGCGGAAGCCGGCGAGATCAATCTTGTCCTGTATAACCCGCCACACGCGAAGAAACAATTACAGCCCGAAGAGTGGCAGGTTTTAAAAAAGGGAATACCGGCTTTGGTGGGTGTGAAGGTGTTTGACAGAAATTCCGACGTGGAATGGTACAAAAGGGTAAAAGACAACAGGGATGGCATTTCCGTGTTTATACCGGGTCATAATCTAGCGACCGGCATCAGCCTGGGTGCACAGGGAGCCTATTCCAACGTCTCTTGTCTGAACCCACGGGCTGCCCAGAAATGGTATCAACTAGTGCGAACCGACATGAGTCAGGCGCTGGAGTTGGAACAACGGATCAAACATTTTATGAAAACCCTGATAGAGCCGTTTATTACGCAACATCACTTTTCCAATCATGCCTGCGATCGTTTTATGGCTTTGGTAGGCGGATGGGCCGACGTAGGTGCCAGCTTGAGGTGGCCCTATAAGTCTATTCCGGAAGATTTGGCCGGTGATGTTCGGAAAAAAGCTGTGAATATCATCCCCGAATTTTTTGAATAA
- a CDS encoding DEAD/DEAH box helicase family protein, protein MELKPYQQQVINDLALFLENIQETKDVKDAFYNFWAKHPRTPLFPFSGTAIEPYKNNAPRVPHICVKVPTAGGKTFIACNAIKTIFNAFAYDKLKAVVWLVPSITILDQTIKNLKDTNHPYRQKINSHFGNKVEVFDKAELLQGSGFNATSVKEQLNIFVLSFDSIRTANKEGRKVFEQNGSLQSFEALLGKDEEISLMKVMQYLNPMIVVDESHNAETDLSVEMLKEFNPCFILDLTATPRKNSNIISFIDTLELKKENMVKLPVIVYNHQDKTEVINSALQLQKRLELQAIEEEKKGGKYIRPIVLFQAQPRNGKDFLNEEEEKSNVQKLKEKLIESKIPAEQIKIKTANINEIKGIDLMSKDCEVRYIITINALKEGWDCPFAYILASLADKSSAVDVEQILGRVLRQPYVMKHNFPLLNLSYVLTASSKFLDTLDNIVKGLNKAGFSDKDYKLADPAMLEEAKKQDPLQQLTVFPTIETPTEDITSDIDTTQISAPSETELPNTTVSEIEKTAIEQNDAFEKTVSEMEANHTTALPNEIQQLVKTYSIKDIFREQAEQINLPQFYLKVPSNDLFGKKEEELPLEKENLLEGFALSKADTNIAFDSITSELYKVDLDETKKEHTPTFVRLDGEVKESVMTYILDPSRKDSRVKNFTKRLMDLIGNMFPIPDKEIEKYINRILEDFKDEQFSDLAANEYTYKDKIKFKIITLSEQFAEKKFKDFLDTDKVFIKPSFTLPKNISPGDTAKDITKSLYEKEGSMNGFEERVINEIGNMINIAFWTRNIERKGFRINGFVNHYPDFIIQTKSGKTILLETKGDHLDAEQKIRLGGLWASKAGNNYRYFMVYERRTVDGAYKLEDFLNIIKNI, encoded by the coding sequence ATGGAATTAAAACCATATCAACAACAAGTAATCAACGACCTTGCACTGTTTTTGGAAAACATACAGGAAACCAAAGACGTGAAAGACGCTTTTTATAATTTTTGGGCAAAGCACCCAAGAACGCCTTTGTTTCCGTTTTCAGGCACAGCCATTGAACCCTACAAAAACAATGCTCCCCGTGTTCCGCACATTTGCGTAAAAGTGCCAACGGCAGGCGGGAAAACCTTTATTGCCTGCAACGCCATTAAAACCATTTTTAATGCCTTTGCTTACGACAAACTCAAAGCAGTAGTTTGGTTGGTTCCGTCCATTACCATTTTAGACCAAACCATTAAAAACTTAAAAGACACTAATCACCCTTACCGCCAAAAAATCAATTCTCATTTCGGAAACAAAGTAGAAGTATTTGACAAAGCAGAACTATTGCAGGGAAGCGGATTTAATGCCACTTCGGTAAAAGAGCAATTGAACATTTTTGTTTTGAGTTTTGACAGCATAAGAACTGCCAACAAAGAAGGAAGAAAAGTATTTGAGCAAAACGGTTCGTTGCAATCATTTGAAGCATTACTCGGCAAAGACGAAGAAATTTCGTTAATGAAAGTAATGCAATACTTAAACCCAATGATAGTTGTGGACGAAAGTCATAATGCTGAAACGGATTTAAGTGTAGAAATGCTTAAAGAGTTTAACCCTTGTTTCATTCTTGACTTAACCGCCACGCCACGCAAAAACAGTAATATTATCAGTTTCATTGATACCTTGGAGCTGAAAAAGGAAAACATGGTAAAACTTCCTGTTATTGTTTACAATCATCAGGACAAAACAGAAGTAATCAATTCAGCTTTACAACTACAAAAACGCTTGGAACTACAAGCCATTGAAGAAGAAAAGAAAGGCGGTAAATACATTCGTCCCATTGTGTTGTTTCAAGCACAGCCGAGAAACGGCAAAGATTTTTTAAACGAAGAAGAAGAAAAATCAAACGTTCAGAAACTGAAAGAAAAACTAATTGAGTCGAAAATTCCTGCCGAACAAATAAAAATTAAAACGGCAAACATCAACGAAATAAAAGGCATTGACTTGATGAGCAAAGACTGTGAAGTTCGATACATCATTACCATAAACGCACTGAAAGAAGGTTGGGACTGTCCATTTGCTTACATCTTGGCATCATTGGCAGACAAGAGTTCAGCAGTTGATGTTGAACAAATTTTGGGTAGAGTTTTACGCCAACCGTATGTGATGAAACATAATTTTCCGCTACTCAATTTGAGTTATGTTTTAACGGCTTCATCAAAATTCCTTGACACATTGGACAACATTGTAAAAGGTTTGAACAAAGCAGGTTTTAGCGATAAGGATTATAAATTGGCTGACCCTGCCATGTTGGAAGAAGCCAAAAAGCAAGACCCTTTACAACAACTTACTGTTTTTCCAACAATCGAAACACCAACAGAAGATATTACTTCAGACATTGACACAACCCAAATTTCTGCACCATCAGAAACAGAGTTGCCAAATACAACCGTTTCTGAAATTGAAAAAACTGCCATTGAACAAAATGATGCATTTGAAAAAACGGTTTCAGAAATGGAAGCCAACCATACAACGGCATTACCAAATGAAATACAACAACTTGTGAAAACATACAGTATTAAAGACATTTTTAGAGAACAGGCAGAGCAAATCAATTTGCCACAGTTTTATTTAAAAGTTCCTTCTAACGATTTGTTTGGCAAGAAAGAAGAAGAATTGCCTTTAGAAAAAGAAAACCTCTTAGAAGGTTTTGCATTGAGCAAAGCCGACACAAATATTGCGTTTGACAGCATTACTTCTGAACTCTACAAAGTTGACTTGGATGAAACCAAAAAAGAACATACACCAACATTTGTAAGGCTTGACGGAGAAGTGAAAGAAAGTGTAATGACTTACATTCTCGACCCTTCACGCAAAGACAGCAGAGTAAAGAATTTCACTAAACGACTGATGGACTTAATCGGAAATATGTTTCCAATTCCTGACAAGGAAATTGAAAAATACATCAACCGAATTTTAGAAGATTTCAAAGACGAGCAATTTAGCGACTTGGCAGCTAACGAATACACTTACAAAGACAAAATCAAATTCAAAATAATTACACTTTCAGAACAGTTTGCGGAGAAGAAATTCAAAGACTTTTTAGACACTGACAAAGTGTTTATCAAACCATCGTTTACCTTACCAAAAAATATTTCGCCAGGCGACACAGCAAAAGACATAACAAAATCGCTTTACGAGAAAGAAGGAAGCATGAACGGTTTTGAAGAACGTGTAATCAATGAAATTGGCAACATGATAAACATTGCTTTCTGGACAAGGAACATAGAACGTAAAGGATTTAGAATTAACGGCTTTGTAAATCATTATCCCGACTTCATCATTCAGACAAAAAGCGGAAAGACAATTTTATTAGAAACCAAAGGCGACCATTTGGACGCAGAACAAAAAATAAGACTTGGCGGACTTTGGGCAAGTAAAGCAGGTAATAATTATCGTTACTTCATGGTTTACGAAAGACGAACAGTTGACGGAGCATATAAATTGGAAGACTTTTTAAACATCATAAAAAATATATAG
- a CDS encoding sulfatase, with protein sequence MNINSSICNLKFGLFFHLLFLSCSNRDEVKGQIPNVLFIAIDDMLPVLGCYGNSTALTPNIDTLANQGILFMNAYCQVGLSNPSRASLMTGMRPDEIKVWTLKPHFREEKPNVVTLPQFYKEKGYATRAVGKIYHDGAYHQDPVSWSNPSVLSVTRDGRGHKYVLPENYMPKRSKATTTENANVQDTAYIDGKVCQAAIELLNQLTDSTFFLAVGFRRPHLPFSAPKKYWDLYEREMFKKELKNPRRPARAPDFAFHNSNELRGYEDIGELGVIREEKQLELLHGYFASVSYIDAQIGKLIAELKRLGRYDNTIIVLYSDNGFHLGDFGLWGKTTNYEASVNIPLIFCGKGIEQGAINRSMVELIDIYPTLIDLTHGEMKSSHDGISLLPILKGKSSKVKSYALSQIVRPYQDAINSRSPDSMGYSLRTEKYRYIEWRNTKNMSVFARELYRMDDALSEKENIASDIKNEALMNQFSDIVNRIRK encoded by the coding sequence GTGAATATCAATTCGTCCATCTGTAACCTGAAATTTGGATTGTTCTTTCATCTGCTTTTTTTATCATGTAGTAATAGAGATGAAGTAAAAGGACAAATACCCAATGTATTATTTATTGCGATAGATGATATGCTTCCGGTATTAGGTTGCTATGGGAACTCAACGGCTCTTACACCCAATATCGACACGCTAGCAAATCAGGGAATTTTATTTATGAATGCCTACTGTCAGGTGGGACTCAGTAATCCTTCCAGAGCTTCATTGATGACGGGAATGCGACCGGATGAAATTAAGGTATGGACGCTAAAACCTCATTTTCGTGAAGAAAAACCGAATGTAGTCACATTGCCTCAGTTCTATAAAGAAAAAGGCTACGCAACACGTGCAGTAGGAAAGATATATCATGATGGGGCATATCATCAGGATCCTGTATCATGGTCGAATCCTTCCGTACTGAGTGTTACGCGTGACGGAAGAGGACATAAGTATGTATTACCTGAAAATTATATGCCCAAAAGGTCAAAAGCAACAACTACGGAGAATGCAAATGTACAGGATACGGCATATATTGATGGGAAAGTATGTCAGGCAGCAATTGAATTACTAAATCAACTGACAGATTCAACTTTTTTTCTTGCAGTGGGTTTCAGGCGTCCCCATCTTCCTTTCTCGGCGCCTAAAAAATATTGGGATCTCTATGAGCGTGAAATGTTCAAAAAAGAATTAAAAAATCCGAGAAGACCCGCAAGAGCACCAGATTTTGCATTTCATAATTCCAACGAGTTAAGAGGGTATGAAGATATTGGAGAATTAGGAGTTATCCGGGAAGAGAAGCAGCTGGAGCTCTTGCATGGATACTTTGCAAGCGTAAGCTATATAGATGCACAAATAGGTAAGTTGATTGCAGAATTAAAGCGACTGGGTCGCTATGATAATACGATCATCGTTCTTTATTCCGACAATGGTTTTCATCTTGGAGATTTCGGATTATGGGGAAAAACAACAAATTATGAAGCTTCGGTAAATATTCCACTAATATTCTGTGGTAAGGGAATTGAACAGGGAGCAATTAACCGATCAATGGTCGAGTTAATCGATATTTATCCAACCCTAATTGATTTGACTCATGGAGAAATGAAATCATCTCACGACGGAATTTCTCTTTTGCCGATCCTTAAAGGAAAGTCCTCAAAAGTGAAAAGTTATGCACTAAGTCAGATTGTAAGACCTTATCAGGACGCCATCAATTCGAGATCACCAGATTCAATGGGATATTCATTGAGAACGGAAAAATATCGTTACATAGAATGGCGAAATACAAAAAACATGTCGGTGTTCGCCCGAGAATTGTATCGGATGGATGATGCTTTGTCAGAAAAAGAAAATATAGCATCTGATATAAAAAATGAAGCATTAATGAATCAATTTTCCGATATTGTTAACAGGATTAGAAAATAG
- a CDS encoding exo-alpha-sialidase has protein sequence MRKNLLLISSILLVLPFLSLKEKEDIDQTVLWEQGMGEYNNYRIPALVVTNEGTLLAFCEGRESGDTGDINLLLKRSEDNGMTWSNEQVVWDDAKNTCGNPCPVVDEETGRIWLFMSWNNGKDKESDIINKTSLSSRLPYVCYSDDDGKTWSKPASLEETCRDPSWGWYATGPGIGIQVKKGAYKGRLVIPANHSYDDPQGNLAGGPYGYGAHVIYSDDHGKSWQISESIKPGCNESQVTELSDGTLLMNMRSYNNKQARAISYSTDGGQSWSDIEHDFQLVESLCQAAVLNFGEVDGQGVHLFLNPAVPHGRDHLTLKVSLDDCRSWSNSKLVYEGPAAYSCITRLPNGRVGLFFEAGEKRPYEKMIFVSFDWNEIFLTGTIVP, from the coding sequence ATGAGGAAAAATTTACTTTTAATATCGAGTATCCTGCTTGTCTTACCGTTCCTTTCTTTGAAGGAAAAGGAAGATATTGATCAAACCGTCTTGTGGGAACAGGGGATGGGTGAATATAACAATTACAGGATACCGGCGCTGGTTGTTACCAACGAAGGAACACTGCTCGCTTTTTGCGAGGGACGTGAGTCAGGTGATACCGGAGATATCAATTTATTGTTAAAACGTTCGGAAGATAATGGGATGACCTGGAGCAATGAACAGGTTGTATGGGACGATGCAAAAAACACCTGTGGGAATCCTTGTCCTGTGGTCGATGAGGAAACCGGGCGAATCTGGTTGTTTATGAGCTGGAATAATGGGAAAGACAAGGAAAGTGACATCATCAATAAAACGTCGTTGTCTTCTAGATTACCCTATGTCTGTTATTCCGATGACGATGGCAAAACGTGGTCGAAGCCAGCGAGTCTGGAAGAAACATGCCGAGACCCTTCATGGGGGTGGTATGCTACCGGCCCCGGAATAGGGATACAAGTGAAGAAGGGCGCTTACAAAGGCAGGCTGGTTATTCCGGCGAATCATAGTTACGATGATCCTCAAGGAAACCTGGCAGGAGGCCCCTATGGCTATGGGGCCCATGTGATCTATTCTGACGATCATGGAAAATCGTGGCAGATAAGCGAATCCATCAAGCCTGGGTGCAACGAAAGTCAGGTGACTGAATTATCCGACGGTACCTTGCTGATGAACATGCGGTCCTACAATAATAAACAGGCAAGGGCAATCAGTTATAGCACGGATGGTGGGCAAAGCTGGTCGGATATTGAACACGACTTTCAGCTGGTGGAGTCGTTATGCCAGGCGGCCGTATTGAATTTTGGTGAGGTGGACGGACAAGGGGTGCATCTCTTTCTCAATCCTGCCGTGCCTCACGGAAGAGATCATCTGACGCTTAAAGTTAGCCTGGACGACTGCCGGAGTTGGAGCAACAGTAAGCTGGTGTATGAGGGGCCGGCTGCATACTCCTGCATTACCAGGTTACCGAATGGAAGAGTGGGCCTTTTTTTTGAAGCCGGAGAAAAAAGACCGTACGAAAAAATGATCTTTGTCTCCTTTGACTGGAATGAGATTTTTCTTACGGGAACCATCGTACCATGA
- a CDS encoding IS66 family insertion sequence element accessory protein TnpB, with protein MKPVSKEEFLAILERQQKSGLSIKDFCANESYTVSSFHYWKTKFGLTRSYNNHAPEAPTSTLAPISINLPVKAPVSSPASSPRSSQGEIRIKLPGGIQVSFIGTAQTELAINLLNQICSRHVLPE; from the coding sequence ATGAAGCCTGTAAGCAAAGAAGAATTCCTGGCGATACTGGAGCGCCAACAAAAGAGCGGGTTAAGCATCAAGGATTTTTGTGCGAACGAGTCCTATACAGTCTCCAGCTTCCACTATTGGAAAACCAAGTTCGGACTCACCCGCTCCTATAACAATCATGCACCGGAGGCACCCACGAGTACGCTGGCACCGATCAGTATCAATCTTCCCGTTAAAGCCCCTGTATCCTCGCCGGCTTCATCACCACGCAGCAGTCAGGGAGAGATCAGGATCAAGCTCCCGGGAGGTATTCAGGTTAGTTTCATTGGCACTGCCCAGACAGAGCTCGCGATCAATTTACTGAATCAAATCTGCTCACGCCATGTTCTGCCTGAATGA
- a CDS encoding sodium/solute symporter (Members of the Solute:Sodium Symporter (SSS), TC 2.A.21 as described in tcdb.org, catalyze solute:Na+ symport. Known solutes for members of the family include sugars, amino acids, nucleosides, inositols, vitamins, urea or anions, depending on the system.): MIRKKISRIYLLIWMWLSISVTFLKADNLNTLHQINCFSMETLEDSTLWEGLAGTFFGKQENRFIMAGGSAFPGGKPWQDGIKHFSDQVFVFEQLPDGSFSKVYQGNDLPVPLAEGSYATLPGGLLCVGGLTPDGITGKSWLLAYSGSGITVTEYPSLPVPVKNSTATVIGSKVYLVGGELADGTSTDQFLVLDLSNPTKGWEKLPNFPVPISGATLTSQQDGEEVALFSFGGRARRTAGEATIFYASVYHFRPSLNRWTQKGDIQHDKDTSVSLAMATASAVGGSHVLLYGGDTGHIFNQVEKAVREGNTAKRDSLWIHHTGFHNKILIYNTITDTWFEAGETVNPPVAVTSDVSDGKNVYIASGEIRPGVRSPLITQLYYTSQPSFGWINYLVLILYFGGMLLMGFYFMKRNENTEDFFKASGRIPWWAAGISIFATTLSAITFLSIPAKTYATDWRMLVFNICIILIVPVVIRYFLPFFTRFRLGTAYEYLEKRFNRTTRWLASALFVVFMVSRIAIVLFLPALALNAVTGFDIYLSIVVMGLVTIIYSTSGGMEAVVWGDVIQGFILVFGALAAFVLMVMGIDGGLGEFWHTSIEFHKFRTFDFRFDFTQPVFWVVLIGGVANSLITYTSDQSIVQRYMSTKDEKSTSRSIWLNGILSVPVTILFFLIGTGLFAFYKDNPASMMVTNPNIDSVFPQFIVSEMPVGFAGLLIAAIFAAAMSTLSSNINSSAAVLTSDFYQTIFPKSTFSSQLKMARWSGLLCGLLGMGMALMLATWNIASLWDQFNTFLGLLTSGMGALFILGIFFPRVGAGAALVGVITGLFLLLIIKEHTPLSFLLYGFIGVSVSILIAWLSSFLLPNKKEIKGYTWKGMQKE, encoded by the coding sequence ATGATCCGAAAGAAAATTTCACGTATCTATCTCCTTATATGGATGTGGTTATCCATATCCGTCACTTTCCTAAAAGCGGATAATCTAAATACCCTTCACCAGATAAACTGTTTCTCCATGGAGACATTGGAAGATTCTACCCTGTGGGAGGGGCTGGCAGGTACTTTTTTCGGTAAACAGGAAAACCGGTTTATCATGGCTGGAGGATCCGCTTTCCCCGGAGGGAAACCATGGCAGGATGGAATCAAACATTTTTCGGATCAGGTATTTGTTTTTGAACAACTCCCTGACGGATCTTTCAGCAAGGTCTATCAGGGAAATGACCTGCCTGTACCCTTGGCGGAAGGCTCCTATGCCACGCTTCCCGGCGGACTGCTCTGTGTGGGTGGACTTACCCCGGATGGCATCACCGGAAAATCCTGGTTGCTGGCATACTCCGGCAGCGGCATCACTGTCACAGAATATCCCTCGCTACCAGTGCCGGTAAAAAATTCCACAGCTACAGTCATAGGCTCAAAGGTTTATTTGGTTGGCGGCGAACTGGCCGACGGCACCTCAACCGACCAGTTTTTGGTGCTCGACCTCTCCAATCCGACAAAAGGATGGGAAAAACTACCCAATTTTCCAGTACCGATTTCGGGAGCTACCCTTACTTCCCAGCAGGATGGGGAAGAGGTGGCTCTCTTCTCTTTTGGCGGAAGGGCCAGAAGAACTGCCGGAGAAGCCACAATCTTTTATGCATCTGTTTACCATTTCCGACCTTCACTCAACAGGTGGACCCAAAAAGGAGATATCCAGCACGATAAGGACACTTCAGTTTCTTTGGCAATGGCTACCGCCTCAGCTGTGGGTGGTTCACATGTGCTGCTCTACGGCGGTGATACTGGCCATATTTTTAACCAGGTAGAGAAGGCTGTCCGGGAAGGCAATACAGCTAAAAGAGATAGTTTGTGGATACATCATACGGGATTTCATAACAAGATATTGATCTACAATACCATCACCGATACATGGTTTGAAGCAGGAGAAACCGTGAATCCTCCCGTGGCTGTCACATCGGATGTATCCGACGGAAAGAATGTTTATATTGCCAGCGGGGAAATTCGCCCCGGAGTGCGTTCCCCCCTCATCACGCAGCTTTATTATACCTCACAACCCTCTTTCGGATGGATCAACTACCTGGTGCTTATCCTCTATTTTGGAGGAATGCTGCTGATGGGCTTCTACTTCATGAAACGAAATGAGAATACCGAGGATTTCTTCAAAGCGAGCGGACGCATTCCCTGGTGGGCCGCGGGAATCAGTATTTTTGCCACAACGCTGAGTGCTATTACATTCCTGTCGATACCTGCAAAGACTTATGCAACCGACTGGCGTATGCTTGTCTTTAATATCTGCATCATTCTCATTGTCCCGGTGGTCATTCGTTATTTTCTTCCTTTCTTTACCCGCTTCCGGCTGGGTACTGCTTACGAATACCTGGAGAAACGCTTCAACCGCACCACAAGATGGCTGGCTTCTGCCCTGTTTGTTGTCTTTATGGTGAGCCGCATTGCCATTGTGCTGTTTTTGCCGGCACTGGCACTGAATGCGGTGACAGGGTTCGATATTTATCTCTCTATCGTAGTCATGGGGTTGGTAACCATTATCTACAGTACTAGCGGCGGTATGGAGGCCGTTGTCTGGGGAGACGTCATACAGGGATTTATTCTTGTCTTTGGAGCACTTGCTGCATTTGTTTTGATGGTAATGGGTATCGATGGAGGCTTGGGAGAATTCTGGCATACTTCCATCGAGTTTCACAAATTCCGGACGTTCGATTTCCGGTTTGATTTTACACAGCCGGTATTCTGGGTAGTACTAATCGGAGGGGTAGCCAACTCTCTCATCACCTACACCAGCGATCAGTCTATCGTACAACGTTATATGAGCACAAAAGATGAAAAATCCACTTCCCGCAGCATCTGGCTGAATGGTATCCTAAGTGTTCCGGTCACCATTTTGTTTTTTCTGATAGGAACCGGCCTTTTCGCATTCTATAAAGATAACCCCGCAAGCATGATGGTTACCAATCCCAATATCGATTCGGTATTTCCGCAGTTTATCGTGTCGGAGATGCCGGTAGGGTTTGCCGGACTGCTCATTGCCGCCATTTTTGCCGCAGCCATGTCAACCCTTTCATCCAACATCAACTCCTCTGCCGCCGTGCTCACATCCGATTTCTACCAGACCATTTTCCCGAAAAGTACTTTTTCATCACAACTGAAAATGGCCCGCTGGTCGGGCCTCCTCTGCGGATTACTGGGAATGGGTATGGCATTGATGCTGGCCACCTGGAACATCGCTTCTTTGTGGGACCAGTTCAACACGTTCCTGGGACTTCTCACCAGCGGAATGGGGGCCCTCTTTATCCTGGGAATATTCTTTCCCCGGGTGGGTGCAGGGGCAGCCCTTGTCGGCGTGATCACAGGGCTCTTCCTGCTACTGATTATCAAGGAGCATACTCCCTTGTCGTTTTTGCTGTACGGTTTTATCGGAGTGTCGGTAAGTATCCTGATTGCCTGGCTGTCAAGTTTTTTGTTACCCAACAAAAAGGAGATCAAAGGGTACACCTGGAAGGGTATGCAGAAAGAATGA
- a CDS encoding exo-alpha-sialidase: MQRKLLFLLSLVMLTISCGYNNRVSAEIDSPTLPVLTGKKYNPVQKIRLIRDSTGLNREEYILEKVTLSLEGTTDISDIDKVMLFRAGENDKLETDHPVGEVQPTATKITFSNHFTVTEDTTILWVSVTLKKSIDLSHKIKIRCEEIVTDRGKLKILPHDAKGLRAGVALRQHGQDGVHTSRIPGLATSKNGTLMAIYDARYESARDLQGHMDIALNRSFDGGRTWEPMQVVLDRKEWGGMPEKYNGVSDACILVDDRTGDIYVAGLWMHGLLDAETGKWVEGLTADSTRWLHQWRAKGSQPGFGVKETSQFLITKSSDDGLTWSEPINITSAKKKEWWLFAPAPGQGITMTDGTLVFPSQGRDENGISFSNITWSKDGGKTWKTSNPATKNTTECAVVELQDGSLMLNMRDNRNRGNEEVNGRSVFVTSDLGETWKEHPTSRKALIEPTCMASLHAHRYMEDGVKKSLLLFVNPASTSKRNNITLKVSYDGGNTWPEEKQILLDEYSGRGYSCITSVNDSTLGILYESSQADMVFQTVSLKEIQP; this comes from the coding sequence ATGCAAAGAAAATTACTGTTTTTACTTTCTCTGGTCATGCTGACCATCTCATGCGGATATAACAATCGAGTAAGCGCCGAAATAGATTCGCCCACTCTTCCCGTTCTGACTGGAAAAAAGTACAACCCGGTACAGAAAATCAGGTTGATCCGCGATAGTACCGGCTTAAACCGGGAAGAATATATTCTTGAGAAAGTGACGCTCTCACTGGAAGGAACGACCGATATAAGTGACATCGACAAGGTAATGCTGTTCAGGGCAGGAGAGAACGATAAATTAGAAACAGATCATCCTGTCGGCGAGGTGCAGCCTACTGCAACGAAGATTACTTTTTCCAATCACTTCACCGTAACAGAAGATACTACTATCCTCTGGGTTTCAGTTACCCTGAAAAAAAGTATCGATCTGTCACACAAAATAAAAATACGGTGCGAAGAAATAGTCACCGACCGGGGAAAACTGAAAATTTTACCGCATGATGCAAAGGGACTGAGAGCCGGTGTGGCCCTTCGGCAACATGGACAGGATGGTGTACACACCTCACGCATCCCCGGGTTGGCTACCTCTAAAAATGGCACGTTGATGGCAATTTACGATGCACGCTACGAAAGTGCGCGCGACCTGCAGGGTCATATGGACATTGCCTTGAACCGGAGCTTCGATGGCGGACGCACTTGGGAACCCATGCAGGTAGTACTCGATAGGAAGGAGTGGGGTGGCATGCCGGAGAAATATAACGGGGTGAGCGATGCCTGTATCCTGGTGGATGATCGAACAGGAGACATTTATGTAGCCGGCCTGTGGATGCACGGATTGTTGGATGCGGAGACAGGGAAATGGGTTGAGGGTTTGACTGCCGACAGCACACGGTGGCTACACCAATGGCGTGCGAAAGGTTCTCAGCCCGGCTTTGGTGTGAAGGAAACCTCCCAGTTCCTGATTACGAAAAGCAGCGACGATGGCCTCACCTGGAGCGAACCAATCAACATCACCTCCGCAAAAAAGAAGGAGTGGTGGCTCTTTGCGCCGGCACCCGGACAGGGAATCACCATGACTGACGGCACGTTGGTTTTTCCATCACAAGGTAGGGATGAAAATGGCATCTCATTCTCTAACATTACCTGGAGCAAAGATGGAGGAAAGACATGGAAAACAAGTAACCCGGCAACCAAAAATACGACAGAGTGTGCCGTGGTTGAACTCCAAGACGGATCACTGATGCTGAATATGCGGGATAACCGCAACAGGGGCAATGAGGAGGTGAACGGCCGATCGGTGTTTGTTACCAGTGATCTGGGCGAGACTTGGAAAGAACACCCCACCTCCCGGAAAGCTCTTATAGAACCCACCTGCATGGCTAGTCTCCATGCACATCGTTATATGGAGGATGGTGTGAAAAAATCGTTGCTACTGTTTGTCAATCCGGCATCTACCTCAAAACGGAATAACATCACCCTGAAAGTGAGTTACGACGGTGGCAATACCTGGCCCGAAGAGAAACAGATCCTGCTTGATGAATACAGCGGACGTGGCTATTCCTGCATCACATCGGTGAACGACTCCACCCTTGGCATTCTGTATGAGAGCAGCCAGGCTGACATGGTCTTCCAGACGGTTTCTCTTAAAGAGATACAACCATGA